In Fervidobacterium nodosum Rt17-B1, one genomic interval encodes:
- a CDS encoding PulJ/GspJ family protein, translating to MFKVYKKGFTLTESVVAILLISIVFMVITYGLSSVINSVAMLNNFQKVTELQNFIARWVYIQTDFSNAVGEINTAFYGNPSPGNYPRLNKFSRTSIPGNYFDKFTFTIEYAPGKISDFTVYKYKSTN from the coding sequence GTGTTTAAAGTGTACAAAAAAGGGTTTACATTAACTGAGAGTGTAGTGGCTATTTTGCTGATTTCTATAGTATTTATGGTGATAACATATGGGTTATCATCTGTTATAAATTCGGTTGCCATGCTAAATAATTTTCAAAAGGTTACCGAACTACAGAATTTTATAGCAAGGTGGGTTTATATCCAAACAGATTTTAGTAACGCGGTAGGCGAAATAAATACTGCTTTTTACGGTAATCCATCACCAGGTAATTATCCACGGTTAAACAAATTCAGCAGAACTTCCATTCCGGGCAATTATTTTGATAAATTTACATTCACGATAGAATACGCGCCAGGTAAGATAAGCGATTTCACGGTTTACAAATATAAATCCACAAATTAA